The proteins below come from a single Dinghuibacter silviterrae genomic window:
- a CDS encoding YqjF family protein: protein MPSAFLTAEWRWLAMANYAVDAELLTPYLPAATELDVWEGRCYLSLVGFLFRNTRLKGFRIPFHSDFEEVNLRTYVRYRAPDGSWRRGVVFLSEIVPLPTLAFVANQAYQEHYRSMPMRHDVHQTDEALTVQYEWKSNTWNSFCLVTDLDSREQDPSGLDAFITEHYFGYTRMDGRRTGEYRVEHPTWKIHAVQGFEIKVDFSDLYGPSFAFLEGRTPDSLLLAEGSGISVGPKRVIKA from the coding sequence ATGCCCTCTGCATTCCTCACCGCCGAGTGGAGGTGGCTGGCGATGGCCAACTACGCCGTAGACGCGGAACTTCTTACCCCATACCTGCCCGCGGCCACCGAGCTGGACGTATGGGAAGGGCGTTGCTACCTGAGCCTGGTGGGTTTTCTTTTCCGCAATACCCGGCTTAAGGGGTTCCGGATTCCTTTTCACAGCGACTTCGAGGAGGTCAACCTCCGGACGTATGTCCGCTACCGTGCCCCGGACGGATCGTGGAGAAGGGGCGTCGTTTTCCTGAGTGAAATCGTACCGCTGCCCACGCTGGCGTTTGTCGCCAACCAGGCCTACCAGGAGCACTACCGGAGCATGCCCATGCGCCATGACGTCCACCAGACCGACGAGGCCCTTACCGTACAATATGAATGGAAAAGCAATACCTGGAATTCCTTTTGCCTTGTGACCGACCTCGATAGCCGTGAACAGGACCCCTCCGGTCTGGACGCCTTTATCACCGAACATTATTTTGGCTATACCCGGATGGACGGCCGCCGGACCGGCGAATACCGGGTGGAACACCCCACCTGGAAGATTCATGCCGTCCAGGGTTTCGAAATTAAAGTAGACTTCTCGGACCTGTACGGTCCTTCTTTTGCTTTCCTCGAAGGCCGCACACCGGATTCTCTCCTCCTGGCGGAGGGCTCGGGCATCAGCGTCGGGCCGAAAAGAGTCATCAAGGCCTAA
- a CDS encoding GH1 family beta-glucosidase codes for MGNDSLKPLTAKAFGNDFAWGVAIAAAQNEGAYTEGGRGLSIWDTYSRRKGTIRGGAKPFVACDFYHRYKEDLLLTKALGFNSFRFSVSWSRVLPDGTGRVNKEGVRYYHDVIDECLRLGLEPFLTIYHWDLPLALQKEGGWTSFKMMRWFERFTTLCAEEFGSKVKNWIVLNEPAAFTALGYMLGRHAPGLSGLDNFFPAVHNAVLAQSHGGRILRDLVPGARIGTTFSCSEVIPYSDRQEDVQAAGRVDVLLNRLFVEPALGKGYPSESFRLIERLELYNKSWKYTERMPFHFDFIGLQNYFPVVVRFNRLIPLVQASEVKPYYRRVPRTAMGWEINGDGLAAILRRFWKYGGVKEIMVTENGAAFKDTVVGGRVKDEARVAFFKEYLGAVQKVRQEGVNVTGYFVWTLTDNFEWSEGYKARFGLVYVDHETQLRTIKDSGYWFRDFLTPA; via the coding sequence ATGGGGAATGATTCGCTGAAGCCCTTGACGGCAAAGGCTTTTGGAAATGATTTCGCCTGGGGTGTGGCCATCGCCGCCGCCCAGAACGAAGGCGCTTATACGGAGGGCGGAAGGGGGCTTTCCATCTGGGACACGTATTCACGCCGGAAAGGAACCATCCGCGGGGGTGCCAAACCCTTTGTCGCCTGTGACTTTTACCATCGCTATAAGGAAGACCTGCTCCTGACAAAGGCCCTTGGCTTTAATAGCTTCCGGTTTTCCGTTTCGTGGTCAAGGGTGCTTCCTGACGGGACCGGACGGGTCAACAAAGAGGGGGTTCGATATTACCACGACGTGATCGACGAGTGTCTCCGGCTGGGACTGGAGCCGTTTCTGACCATTTACCATTGGGATCTTCCCCTGGCCTTGCAAAAGGAGGGGGGATGGACGAGCTTTAAAATGATGCGGTGGTTTGAGCGCTTCACGACCCTTTGCGCCGAAGAGTTTGGGTCAAAGGTGAAGAATTGGATCGTGCTGAACGAACCGGCCGCTTTTACCGCCCTGGGCTATATGCTGGGCCGGCATGCGCCGGGTCTTTCGGGGCTGGACAACTTTTTCCCCGCGGTACACAACGCCGTCCTGGCGCAGTCTCATGGGGGACGGATCCTCCGGGACCTGGTACCGGGCGCACGGATCGGAACGACCTTTTCCTGTTCGGAAGTGATCCCCTATTCGGACCGGCAGGAAGACGTCCAGGCCGCGGGACGGGTGGACGTGCTGCTCAACCGGCTTTTTGTGGAACCGGCCCTGGGAAAGGGCTATCCCTCGGAATCGTTCCGGCTCATCGAACGCCTGGAGTTATACAACAAGTCCTGGAAATATACGGAGCGCATGCCCTTTCACTTCGACTTTATCGGGTTGCAAAATTATTTCCCGGTGGTGGTTCGCTTCAATCGCCTGATCCCCCTGGTCCAGGCGTCCGAGGTTAAACCGTATTACCGCAGGGTCCCCCGGACGGCGATGGGATGGGAGATCAATGGGGACGGTCTGGCCGCCATCCTGAGGCGTTTCTGGAAATACGGCGGGGTAAAGGAAATCATGGTCACCGAAAACGGGGCGGCCTTTAAGGACACGGTCGTGGGGGGCAGGGTAAAGGACGAGGCAAGGGTTGCCTTTTTCAAGGAATACCTGGGGGCGGTCCAGAAGGTACGCCAGGAGGGCGTCAATGTCACGGGTTATTTCGTGTGGACGCTGACGGATAATTTCGAATGGTCGGAGGGGTATAAGGCCCGTTTCGGCCTCGTCTACGTGGATCATGAGACCCAACTGCGCACCATCAAGGATTCCGGGTATTGGTTCCGGGACTTCCTGACACCGGCTTAG
- a CDS encoding anti-sigma factor → MNVQELISSGKLELYVAGTLSEREMGDVAASALEYPEIATEIEKIERAMLDFLSPVEFNMTEREKDSQLGYIFDRIHVHPPQTGPIRRINRLGIAAAVAGLILTTGLSVWLALRDNNLSREMAALRADEQSMSAEKAQYEDHVGKMQEQFTLMRNILTRRVELTAVAGSKITAQDNYMLLYWNPATKKLMLADAHLPALSPDQQYQLWALYNGQPVDAGVFDYKDNTVSVGFQKDVPGAQAFAVTVEPKGGSKTPTLSNLCMMAKL, encoded by the coding sequence ATGAACGTACAAGAACTCATATCGTCAGGAAAGCTGGAGCTGTATGTGGCCGGTACCCTCTCCGAAAGAGAGATGGGGGATGTGGCCGCTTCCGCCCTGGAATATCCGGAGATCGCCACCGAGATCGAAAAGATCGAGCGGGCTATGCTGGACTTCCTGAGCCCGGTGGAGTTCAATATGACGGAGCGCGAGAAGGATTCACAGCTGGGATACATTTTTGACCGCATACACGTTCACCCACCTCAAACCGGACCCATCCGGCGCATCAACCGTCTCGGCATTGCCGCCGCCGTGGCCGGCCTTATCCTGACCACCGGTTTGTCGGTGTGGCTGGCGCTCCGGGACAACAATCTTTCCCGGGAAATGGCGGCCCTGCGCGCCGACGAGCAAAGCATGTCGGCGGAAAAGGCGCAATATGAGGATCACGTGGGCAAGATGCAGGAACAGTTCACCCTCATGCGCAATATCCTGACCAGGCGTGTGGAACTGACGGCGGTGGCCGGCAGCAAGATCACGGCCCAGGATAACTACATGCTTCTTTACTGGAATCCCGCGACCAAAAAACTCATGCTGGCCGACGCGCACCTCCCGGCGCTGAGCCCGGATCAGCAATACCAGCTTTGGGCCTTGTACAACGGACAGCCGGTGGACGCGGGTGTGTTCGATTATAAGGACAATACCGTGAGCGTAGGCTTTCAGAAAGACGTGCCCGGTGCCCAGGCCTTTGCCGTGACCGTCGAGCCAAAGGGCGGAAGTAAGACGCCTACGCTCAGCAACCTTTGCATGATGGCCAAGCTGTAG
- a CDS encoding RNA polymerase sigma factor, with amino-acid sequence MTRLKARDEQAFATLYRNYSNAFISIIKQIVRDDTELAKDILQDAMVKIWHNIDSYDATKGTLFTWMMNICRNVAIDRTRSKDFKNHSRNQSLDASPDSGDSRSVQPTPELIGVRKMLEDLEPNHREVVDVVYMLGYSHAEAAEILNLPVGTVKTRLRNAIIELRKRYQYL; translated from the coding sequence ATGACCCGGCTTAAGGCCAGGGACGAACAGGCTTTTGCCACATTGTACAGGAATTATTCAAATGCTTTCATATCCATCATCAAACAGATCGTTCGTGACGATACAGAGCTTGCAAAAGACATTTTGCAGGACGCCATGGTGAAGATCTGGCACAACATAGATAGCTATGACGCCACGAAAGGGACGCTGTTTACCTGGATGATGAACATCTGTCGTAACGTTGCTATCGATCGGACGAGGTCGAAAGACTTCAAAAATCATAGCAGAAACCAATCTCTTGACGCGTCTCCGGATTCGGGAGACAGTAGAAGTGTGCAACCCACGCCCGAGCTCATCGGTGTCCGAAAGATGCTGGAGGACCTGGAGCCCAACCACCGGGAGGTGGTAGACGTGGTGTACATGCTGGGGTATTCGCACGCCGAAGCCGCAGAGATTTTGAACCTGCCGGTGGGCACGGTCAAGACGCGGTTGAGAAATGCGATCATCGAGCTGAGGAAGCGTTACCAGTATTTATGA